The genomic interval CCTTTCCTCGTCCTCATTTTGTTGATTATGCCTTATGGTTTGCCAAACAAACCGATATCTCCTTCACTTCGGAGCACGTATCAGAGCTTCATTATTCATCCTCAGGCTTCAGCGTGATCACTCACGAATGTAAGCAATATCAAGCCAAACATGTGGTCATAGCTACAGGTTTGCAGCATTATAGCTACATCCCTCCAGTACTAAGCACATTGCCGCCTCAGCTTATTTCTCACACCTTCGCTCATCGTGATTTTAAGCCCTACGCAAACAAGAAGATAGCTGTTATCGGCAGCGGCCAAAGCGCTTGGGAAGCTGCCGCACTGCTTCATATGGCTGGAAGCGAGGTTGAGCTTTTGTTCCGGCGTGACGCCGTTCAGTATGCAAGCGAGGATAATGTCGAATCTGGCCAGAAGCTTATTGACTCCGCTGAACAGTTCTATCTACAGTCCGACCAGCTCAAGGCGGAGCGGCGAAATACACCGCGTCAAAGCAGTGTTGCTCCTTTCTTAAAGCCCTACGTAGAAGGGAAAGTGACGATGACTTGCGGCGCAGCCATTGCACATGCAGAAGCTACGATTGATGGCAAGGTGCTGCTTCAGCTTGGAAACAATGAAACTCGCCTCGTCGATCATGTTATTGCCGCTACCGGCTATCAGATCAATCTTGACCAAGTTCCTTTTCTGCCGCCCCATGTATTGCAGCATATCGAGCGAGAGCCTAATTCTAATGCAAAATTCCCTCTGCTAAACGCTCAATTTGAAAGCAGCATACCTGGACTTTACTTTGCCGGCCCACTAGCGACCTTTACTCATGGTCCCGCTTTCGGCTTCGTTGCAGGCTTGCGCCAAGCATGCCGATCCATTATTCCTCATATCCAGCAGCATACGTAATAAAGCCGGAGCAAATGAATGCAACATTCACTTGCTCCTTCGCTTTCCTTCCTTAACCCATTCCAATCCGCTTAAATGAACAGCACAAAACAAAGGGGCCGCATTTTACGCTGCACCTTTGCTCTGGCTCTCTAATCTACTTTTCTCCTATTGTCGTTCGGAGCGTTTCAACATCTTTATTGATGGCCTCCGTTGCTTTGCGAATTGCAGAGTTCACATCCAACCCGTTGATGGCTAAATCCTCTGCCGCCTCTGTCAATCTTGTCGTTATTTCCAGTTCGTAGGGATGAACGTAATGCTCCTGCAGCGGCTCGCCAATAAACACATTTTGCACCGTTTTACCCTGCAGCACTGGAATGTCCAGCCCATATTCCTTCTCCAGCTCTGGATTAATAACAGCCGGAACCCGGCCATTTCTAGATAATATCCGCTGGCCCTCATCCGATAAAATTTCAGCAATGACTTGGAAAGCTTCATCCTTATGCTTGCTCTGGCTGTTCACCGAAAGCGAATGAATTTGTGCTTCCCTTGTTTTGCCCAGCTGGTCGCTAAAGTTTGGTGCCGGAGCGAAATCCCAATTAAACTCAACACCCTGCTGACGCAGCTCCTCCAGCGGACCGATCATATTTGCCAGCCAAGTCACCCGCATGCCGATAATTTGATCCTTCATAAATTGATCGCGTCCCCAGTTCCATGTATGGTCTGGCGTTACGTAACCAGGAATTTCAAAGATGCGCTTGTTAAGCTCAAACACGCGCAGCCAGTCGGGCGTATCGAGTGCAGCATTTCCGGTATCATGATCGACATACGGCAGTCCCAGCCCTTTGGCTAGCCCCGTTAGGTTATCAACCGATAGACCGATATACTGCACGCCATTCTCCGTACGAGTCAGCTTTGCAGCAATATCCAGCACCTCATCCCAGGTCAGCTGTTTTTCTGTAGGATACGGAACACCAAACTTATCAAAAATATCTTTATTATAGTAGAGGATATGCTGATTGGAGTTAAACGGAATCGCATAGATTTCGCCTCCCTTGTCTTTCGTTATATCTTTGATGTAGTCATACAAAATCGGTTTGATCCGGCTCTCATCAAAATGATGGCGTTTAATCAGCTCTCTCAAATCCTCATAGGCGCCCGTTCGAATAATGCGCTGATGGGACGAAGAGGAGGAATAAATAATGTCTGGAACATGTGTGGAAAGCACTTCTTCATTTGTAGTTG from Paenibacillus sp. FSL K6-3182 carries:
- a CDS encoding NAD(P)-binding domain-containing protein, giving the protein MVDLIIIGAGPYGISLAAHAAASKMSYVLLGKPMFFWKEQMPQNMFIRTHPRYISLSDKNDEFTIERFSCETGIELQPPFPRPHFVDYALWFAKQTDISFTSEHVSELHYSSSGFSVITHECKQYQAKHVVIATGLQHYSYIPPVLSTLPPQLISHTFAHRDFKPYANKKIAVIGSGQSAWEAAALLHMAGSEVELLFRRDAVQYASEDNVESGQKLIDSAEQFYLQSDQLKAERRNTPRQSSVAPFLKPYVEGKVTMTCGAAIAHAEATIDGKVLLQLGNNETRLVDHVIAATGYQINLDQVPFLPPHVLQHIEREPNSNAKFPLLNAQFESSIPGLYFAGPLATFTHGPAFGFVAGLRQACRSIIPHIQQHT
- a CDS encoding extracellular solute-binding protein, whose translation is MKKLTIGVVILMLLALLGACASKDNTPANKAGSNANKQQETNAAVAEEADFKKLGDEPLTLTLFSTSGTFPDVEFNTLIADPIKKKYPNVTIERITPAATTTNEEVLSTHVPDIIYSSSSSHQRIIRTGAYEDLRELIKRHHFDESRIKPILYDYIKDITKDKGGEIYAIPFNSNQHILYYNKDIFDKFGVPYPTEKQLTWDEVLDIAAKLTRTENGVQYIGLSVDNLTGLAKGLGLPYVDHDTGNAALDTPDWLRVFELNKRIFEIPGYVTPDHTWNWGRDQFMKDQIIGMRVTWLANMIGPLEELRQQGVEFNWDFAPAPNFSDQLGKTREAQIHSLSVNSQSKHKDEAFQVIAEILSDEGQRILSRNGRVPAVINPELEKEYGLDIPVLQGKTVQNVFIGEPLQEHYVHPYELEITTRLTEAAEDLAINGLDVNSAIRKATEAINKDVETLRTTIGEK